One region of Clostridium sp. Marseille-P299 genomic DNA includes:
- a CDS encoding ABC transporter ATP-binding protein, whose translation MKNEVKPIIEVRHVKKIYRMGSERISAVDDVSFEINKGEFCCLLGTSGSGKSTLLNLMAGIEKASAGEIIIKGRNIHKMNENKLAKFRQKYLGFVFQSYNLINSMTALENVEFPLVFKRVPLKRRKKMAKDMLVKVGLGTRLKHKPKEMSGGQQQRVGIARAFVSKPEIVFADEPTGNLDTKTTMEVMELIKDMARDNHQTIVMVTHDKRLAEFADKIIHILDGKIQSIEIVHEVSMEDIDNSDVDSDINIDANGDTSTISIDNSITVDTDDNSTNGIANSIANSNAMDEKADIAVTDEESIITAANTNESKNKEELPQSPEENV comes from the coding sequence GTGAAAAATGAGGTTAAACCTATAATTGAAGTACGACATGTGAAAAAGATATATCGCATGGGCTCAGAGCGCATAAGTGCGGTAGATGACGTAAGTTTTGAAATTAATAAAGGTGAATTTTGTTGTCTACTTGGTACTTCAGGCTCCGGTAAATCTACATTACTAAACCTAATGGCAGGGATTGAAAAGGCCTCAGCAGGTGAAATCATTATAAAAGGCCGTAACATTCATAAAATGAATGAGAATAAACTTGCTAAGTTTAGACAGAAATATTTAGGTTTTGTATTTCAATCATATAATCTAATAAACTCTATGACGGCACTTGAGAATGTTGAATTTCCATTGGTCTTTAAAAGAGTTCCACTAAAGCGAAGAAAAAAGATGGCAAAGGATATGTTAGTAAAAGTTGGATTAGGTACTAGACTTAAGCATAAGCCAAAAGAAATGAGTGGTGGTCAGCAACAAAGAGTTGGTATCGCAAGAGCGTTTGTTTCTAAGCCAGAAATTGTGTTTGCAGATGAGCCAACAGGAAATTTGGATACGAAAACTACGATGGAAGTTATGGAATTGATTAAGGACATGGCAAGGGATAACCATCAGACAATTGTAATGGTTACACATGATAAACGTTTGGCAGAGTTTGCTGATAAAATTATACATATTTTAGATGGTAAGATTCAAAGCATTGAAATTGTCCACGAAGTATCTATGGAAGATATAGATAATAGTGATGTTGATAGCGATATTAATATCGATGCCAATGGTGATACAAGTACTATTAGTATAGATAATAGTATAACTGTTGACACCGATGATAACAGTACTAATGGCATTGCAAATAGCATTGCAAATAGCAATGCTATGGATGAAAAAGCAGATATAGCTGTAACGGATGAGGAATCTATAATTACAGCTGCAAATACAAATGAAAGCAAAAACAAAGAAGAATTACCTCAGAGTCCTGAGGAAAACGTGTAG
- a CDS encoding cytidylate kinase-like family protein, which produces MNKIITISRQYGSGGREIGAKLAAKLNIPFYDKELITRAAKESGFAEAAFENAENKATNSLLYSIAMGMNSYGNQDLGFSHLSLDDRIYLAQSDVIRKVAAEGPCVIVGRCANYVLRDVPNVVNVFIWADMKFRVERAIRTDNLSPNKAEEQIAKIDKRRANYYNYHASEKWGRIENYQLALQSNSIGIDNCVDLIKMFVESDTNNLTK; this is translated from the coding sequence ATGAATAAAATAATTACTATCAGCAGGCAATATGGCAGTGGCGGCAGAGAAATTGGTGCAAAGCTGGCAGCAAAGTTGAATATACCATTCTATGATAAGGAGCTAATAACTAGAGCAGCAAAAGAAAGTGGATTTGCTGAAGCAGCTTTTGAAAATGCAGAAAATAAAGCAACAAATAGTTTATTATATTCCATAGCAATGGGTATGAATTCTTATGGTAATCAAGATCTTGGATTTTCACATCTATCACTTGATGATAGAATTTATTTAGCACAGTCGGATGTAATACGTAAGGTTGCAGCAGAAGGACCATGTGTTATTGTAGGACGTTGTGCAAACTATGTTTTAAGAGATGTACCAAATGTAGTGAATGTATTCATTTGGGCAGATATGAAGTTTAGAGTTGAACGAGCAATTCGTACAGATAATTTATCACCAAATAAAGCGGAAGAGCAAATAGCAAAAATTGACAAAAGAAGAGCGAACTACTATAACTATCATGCAAGTGAAAAGTGGGGAAGAATTGAAAATTATCAATTGGCATTACAAAGCAATTCCATAGGAATTGATAATTGCGTCGATCTGATTAAGATGTTCGTTGAAAGTGACACAAATAATTTGACTAAATAA
- a CDS encoding transglutaminase domain-containing protein has translation MGKKNKKQKFQIDSISLGKSIKVTSVTNYKDFTWFYILQLFLVWLGIYTPIICFASSFDLSYMKDVIILASIATTVFYWFIFYFYQYLKYSIPITAVVIIYLIIKYKAYLLNGFYHLENAIIDKLNYYFNMSVVKYKTELSKVLCLTLLLIVIMQLLGILLSLLIVREKRKSVYIFVSLLFVLSGFFVGVIPNPYALVMYILFVYTIFAMDIRAFRKKIEPKRHETSMKDTKVEYKQIVRLKVGAVVGGLLGIITIVILILFSPKTYSKYVDFTETKINIQSTLMNFSFEDFVNDVSKKFEQLNLFNNEGAFKGTGTMGGGLSGGKLSATPKVEFTNKTVFKLTMPAESGSLYLKGFAGATYTGTSWEDLNRDAEKKYRSIVETYGGGAFTGENLSNEYLNLFLNGVISFSTNKLEGADANPFGLLKRFTLDIDYVNANENFMYAPYFLGELPTGDFLSISDLYAKPMRNKSFYNYSYYKLTMVDTLADNLYKFKNLQDYISIQDDYRYSQFLEFEENYRKFVYETYVGIPVDKFQRLTKIELGVPKAYDTDSMIRVVNMVTSYLSNTTSYTLSPGALPKGQDYIEYFLFDSRRGYCAHYASAAVMLLRYYGVPARYVEGYIVTENDINHGRAGDITSFQMYDNNGNERLYQTRNRTVEIHDTNAHAWVEVYMDGVGWLPIEVTAGYSMNGINSINNTIQNEVSNIPSPTPLPTNTPKPTEKPEVTATNAPTPTTGINPTESEVSPNPSITGGANSGEYDKFGTSILKDIIFILCMVLLLLSLCWLRYLVLRYFREKNSYDAFHRNESALYLYSQIEKMLKILKFQKMESETYEQFFERLKDEYESLPEGYEKVLALLLKARFSNQRITKEEFEEILSYFIEFRESFYKQFKKIRQFYIKYWNIL, from the coding sequence ATGGGAAAGAAAAATAAAAAACAAAAATTTCAAATCGATAGTATCTCACTGGGGAAAAGTATTAAGGTAACATCTGTTACAAATTACAAGGACTTTACTTGGTTTTATATCTTACAGTTATTTCTTGTTTGGCTTGGAATCTACACACCAATCATATGTTTTGCCAGTAGTTTTGATTTAAGCTATATGAAAGATGTAATTATATTAGCTAGCATAGCTACAACTGTTTTCTATTGGTTTATCTTTTATTTTTATCAATACTTAAAATATTCGATACCAATTACTGCAGTTGTAATTATTTATCTAATCATTAAATATAAAGCATACTTACTAAATGGATTTTATCATCTAGAGAATGCAATCATTGATAAGTTAAATTATTATTTTAATATGTCAGTAGTAAAATATAAAACTGAGCTTTCAAAGGTACTTTGTTTAACCCTTTTACTTATTGTTATTATGCAACTTCTTGGAATTTTACTCTCTTTATTAATTGTAAGAGAGAAGAGAAAAAGTGTATATATCTTTGTATCTCTTCTTTTTGTGTTGTCTGGATTTTTCGTTGGTGTAATACCGAATCCTTATGCTTTAGTAATGTATATACTATTTGTTTATACTATATTTGCAATGGATATCCGGGCATTTCGTAAAAAGATTGAACCAAAGCGTCACGAGACATCAATGAAGGATACTAAAGTTGAATATAAGCAAATTGTACGATTAAAAGTTGGTGCTGTAGTAGGAGGGCTTTTAGGCATAATTACAATTGTTATTTTAATTTTGTTTTCTCCAAAAACATATAGCAAATATGTTGACTTTACAGAAACAAAAATCAATATACAATCAACACTTATGAATTTTTCTTTTGAAGATTTCGTCAATGATGTAAGTAAAAAATTTGAACAGTTAAATTTATTTAATAATGAAGGTGCTTTTAAAGGTACTGGAACAATGGGTGGAGGCTTGTCAGGAGGTAAATTATCAGCGACGCCTAAGGTGGAATTTACAAATAAGACGGTGTTTAAATTAACGATGCCTGCAGAATCGGGCAGTTTATATTTAAAGGGATTTGCAGGTGCCACCTATACAGGAACATCATGGGAGGATTTAAATAGGGATGCAGAAAAGAAATATAGATCCATTGTAGAAACTTATGGTGGTGGAGCTTTTACTGGAGAAAATTTAAGTAATGAGTACTTAAACTTATTCCTTAATGGTGTAATATCATTTTCGACGAACAAATTAGAGGGTGCTGATGCAAATCCATTTGGTTTATTAAAGCGTTTTACTTTAGACATTGACTATGTGAATGCAAATGAAAATTTTATGTATGCACCTTATTTTCTAGGGGAGTTACCAACGGGAGATTTTTTATCAATTTCTGATTTATATGCGAAACCAATGAGAAATAAATCATTTTATAATTATTCATATTATAAATTAACAATGGTGGACACTCTAGCTGATAATCTCTATAAATTCAAGAATTTACAGGATTATATCTCCATTCAAGATGATTATAGGTATTCACAATTTTTAGAATTTGAAGAAAACTATAGAAAATTTGTATATGAAACATATGTAGGTATTCCAGTAGATAAATTTCAAAGACTTACGAAGATTGAGCTGGGCGTGCCAAAAGCATATGATACCGATTCTATGATTAGAGTTGTTAATATGGTAACAAGTTATTTATCGAATACTACCTCATATACATTATCACCAGGAGCACTTCCCAAAGGTCAAGATTACATTGAATATTTCTTATTTGATTCGAGAAGAGGATATTGCGCTCATTATGCATCTGCAGCTGTTATGCTTTTACGATATTATGGAGTGCCTGCTAGATATGTGGAGGGTTATATTGTTACGGAAAATGATATTAATCATGGGAGAGCTGGAGATATTACGTCTTTTCAAATGTATGACAACAACGGAAACGAAAGGCTGTATCAGACGAGGAATAGAACCGTTGAGATCCATGATACCAATGCACATGCTTGGGTAGAAGTTTATATGGATGGTGTTGGCTGGTTGCCAATTGAAGTAACTGCCGGCTACTCAATGAATGGAATAAATTCAATAAATAATACGATACAAAATGAAGTTTCCAATATACCATCGCCGACACCTTTGCCAACGAATACACCAAAGCCAACGGAAAAACCAGAGGTTACAGCAACCAATGCTCCAACACCAACCACAGGTATTAATCCGACAGAATCTGAAGTTAGTCCAAACCCAAGTATAACTGGGGGAGCAAACTCGGGAGAATACGATAAATTTGGTACGAGCATTTTAAAAGACATTATCTTTATCTTATGTATGGTCTTGTTATTACTAAGCCTTTGTTGGTTACGTTATCTGGTATTACGGTATTTTAGAGAAAAAAATAGTTATGATGCATTTCATCGTAATGAATCAGCGCTGTATTTATACAGTCAAATTGAAAAGATGTTAAAGATTCTAAAGTTTCAAAAAATGGAGAGCGAAACTTATGAACAGTTTTTTGAACGGTTGAAAGATGAATATGAGTCATTGCCAGAGGGGTATGAAAAGGTCTTAGCATTATTATTAAAAGCTCGCTTTTCGAATCAAAGAATTACTAAGGAAGAATTTGAAGAGATATTGTCGTATTTTATCGAATTTAGAGAGTCATTTTACAAACAGTTTAAAAAAATACGTCAATTCTATATTAAATACTGGAATATTCTATAA
- a CDS encoding DUF58 domain-containing protein, which yields MLRRKIIYLLLLIILGFLSILYDSYVMSLIFLVAVLFPVVLAAIAWYVRSKLQVSVASASKIEKKNKEIEVEILIKNPTIFPVARLVVKTKYGHHYEEATKKENLTSFVDASNEQKLTVHFSSMYCGNITFAVETIRLYDYLNIFSFKKQISKELTISIIPEFYIIEGKLVWENPNVLLQSDIYSTIKSGDDSSEIFSIHEYKEGDRMNHIHWKLSLKEDALMVKEFGLPIDCSVVILLELCANNKNTLKEVDAALQAVLSLSFSMILSKQQHFIAWYDNYDGICKRSKIEKEEDLYETFSYIFQSKLYVFSDAVVRFHAAEFEKEGYTNIFYVTPVLTEIALQELEACKRNAWCHIIAISKESQLTESVEHNWITSTGFNFINPDELFHS from the coding sequence ATGTTACGACGGAAGATAATTTATTTACTACTGCTCATTATTTTGGGGTTCCTGTCAATTCTTTATGATTCTTATGTAATGAGCCTTATTTTTTTGGTTGCAGTGTTATTTCCGGTTGTGTTGGCAGCAATTGCGTGGTACGTAAGGAGTAAATTACAAGTTTCTGTGGCTAGTGCATCGAAAATTGAAAAGAAAAATAAAGAAATAGAAGTTGAGATATTAATTAAAAATCCCACAATATTTCCAGTGGCAAGGCTAGTTGTAAAGACAAAATATGGCCATCACTATGAGGAGGCTACAAAAAAAGAAAACTTAACTAGTTTCGTTGATGCAAGCAATGAACAAAAGCTAACAGTACATTTTTCCAGTATGTATTGTGGAAATATAACGTTTGCTGTGGAAACCATACGCTTATATGACTATTTGAATATATTTTCATTTAAAAAACAGATATCTAAGGAACTTACGATTTCAATTATACCGGAGTTTTATATAATTGAAGGAAAGTTAGTTTGGGAGAATCCAAATGTTTTATTGCAAAGTGATATTTATTCCACAATAAAAAGTGGTGATGATTCCTCTGAAATTTTTTCAATTCATGAATATAAAGAAGGAGATCGAATGAATCACATCCATTGGAAGTTAAGCTTAAAGGAAGATGCACTTATGGTAAAAGAGTTTGGACTTCCAATTGATTGTTCCGTGGTGATTTTGCTTGAACTTTGTGCAAATAATAAAAATACGCTAAAAGAGGTGGATGCTGCTCTTCAAGCTGTACTGTCCTTATCTTTTTCCATGATATTAAGTAAACAACAACATTTTATCGCGTGGTATGACAATTATGATGGAATATGTAAGAGAAGTAAAATCGAGAAGGAAGAGGATTTGTATGAAACATTCTCATATATATTTCAAAGTAAATTATATGTATTTTCTGATGCGGTTGTTCGTTTTCATGCTGCAGAATTTGAAAAAGAAGGATATACAAACATCTTTTATGTTACACCAGTGCTAACAGAGATTGCCTTACAAGAGCTAGAAGCTTGCAAAAGAAATGCCTGGTGTCATATCATAGCGATTTCAAAAGAGTCACAACTTACTGAGAGTGTAGAGCATAACTGGATTACAAGTACTGGTTTTAATTTCATAAATCCAGACGAGTTATTCCACTCGTAA
- a CDS encoding AAA family ATPase: MEQHVAKANLIKQEIKKVVIGKDEVIHKVLTAILAKGHILIEDIPGVGKTTLALAFSKAMELEYHRLQFTPDVLPSDVVGFHMYSKDGGDPVYKPGSIICNMFLADEINRTSSKTQSALLEVMEEGKVTVDSVTMEIPKPFTVIATQNPIGSVGTQMLPESQLDRFMVRLSMGYPDILSEIEILKGRQANEPLSNVNGVVSREELLFIQEMVDNIYVHDAVYEYIAKLVLATREQELIALGVSPRGTLALTSMAKANAFLKGRSYVIPDDVASVFKDVTAHRMILQPKARVNHVTIYDLIDNILEQVPAPRLILK; this comes from the coding sequence ATGGAACAGCATGTTGCAAAAGCGAATTTAATTAAACAAGAAATAAAAAAAGTAGTGATAGGTAAGGATGAAGTTATTCATAAAGTATTGACCGCAATTCTTGCAAAGGGGCATATATTAATTGAAGATATTCCTGGAGTTGGTAAAACGACCCTAGCACTAGCATTTTCTAAAGCAATGGAGCTAGAATATCATCGTTTGCAATTTACACCGGATGTTCTTCCATCCGATGTTGTTGGATTTCATATGTATAGCAAAGATGGTGGAGATCCCGTATATAAACCTGGCAGTATTATATGTAATATGTTTTTAGCAGATGAAATCAATCGAACTTCCTCAAAGACACAATCAGCGCTGCTAGAAGTAATGGAGGAAGGAAAAGTGACGGTAGATAGTGTTACGATGGAAATTCCAAAACCATTTACCGTCATTGCAACACAAAATCCCATTGGCTCGGTAGGAACGCAAATGCTACCTGAATCGCAGTTGGATCGTTTTATGGTAAGACTTAGTATGGGGTATCCAGATATTTTAAGTGAAATTGAAATATTAAAGGGACGACAAGCAAATGAGCCCCTTTCTAACGTCAATGGTGTTGTTAGTAGAGAAGAGTTATTATTTATTCAAGAAATGGTGGATAATATATATGTGCACGATGCTGTTTATGAGTATATAGCAAAACTTGTTTTAGCAACAAGAGAACAGGAATTAATAGCACTTGGCGTAAGCCCAAGAGGCACCTTAGCATTAACTAGTATGGCAAAAGCAAATGCGTTTTTAAAAGGAAGAAGTTATGTAATACCAGATGACGTAGCTAGTGTATTTAAGGATGTTACAGCACACCGTATGATATTACAGCCAAAAGCGAGGGTGAATCATGTAACCATATATGATTTAATTGACAACATTTTGGAACAGGTACCTGCTCCAAGATTGATTCTAAAATAG
- a CDS encoding manganese efflux pump MntP: MSSLELFILAIGLSMDAFAVAVCKGLSMKKFSLKKAGIVGLYFGFLQAFMPLIGFLLGVNFREKIESVDHWIAFILLLLIGGNMIKESFSKDNETSNDSVSFSNMIVLAIATSIDALAVGITFACLTVNVPIAVAFIGVITFSLSTLGVKIGNVFGAVYKSKAEFAGGFILILLGSKILLEHLGFLSF; the protein is encoded by the coding sequence ATGAGTTCTTTGGAATTATTTATTTTAGCAATTGGCCTATCGATGGATGCTTTTGCTGTTGCGGTCTGTAAGGGCCTATCTATGAAAAAATTTAGTTTAAAGAAAGCTGGAATTGTTGGTTTGTACTTCGGCTTTTTACAAGCATTTATGCCTTTGATTGGCTTTCTTCTTGGGGTTAATTTCCGTGAAAAAATTGAATCCGTAGACCACTGGATTGCATTTATTCTATTACTTTTAATTGGTGGTAATATGATAAAAGAATCCTTTAGTAAAGATAACGAGACATCAAATGATTCCGTATCTTTTTCTAATATGATAGTTCTTGCAATTGCAACAAGCATTGATGCATTAGCCGTTGGTATCACTTTTGCATGCCTAACAGTAAATGTTCCAATCGCTGTGGCCTTCATTGGCGTTATAACATTTTCCTTATCTACACTTGGGGTAAAAATCGGGAATGTTTTTGGTGCAGTTTACAAATCAAAAGCTGAATTTGCCGGTGGTTTTATCTTAATTTTATTAGGCAGTAAAATACTATTAGAGCATTTAGGATTTCTATCTTTTTAA